The following proteins come from a genomic window of Microbacterium lemovicicum:
- a CDS encoding LysR substrate-binding domain-containing protein yields MAKGGGAKGGGRSGGPKGGRKPAVRRGPAGGSPQRAAKARPARVTTPAPDTDVRPVPEAVASVFRLGFVPGATPGKWISLWRDRVPHVPLELVPLTVDAQLDALRGDAVDAAIVRLPLEADDVHRIALYEEIPVVVVAADSALTVADDLGIDDLVGEVLLVPVDDVLAADIPGTLAAAPGAPLDTEAAVATVAAGVGILVVPMSIARLHARKDVAHRPLRDGPVSAVALAWPAQRTTPEVETFIGIVRGRTANSSR; encoded by the coding sequence GTGGCGAAAGGCGGCGGGGCGAAAGGCGGCGGCAGGAGCGGCGGCCCCAAGGGCGGCCGGAAGCCTGCGGTCCGCCGCGGTCCGGCCGGCGGCTCGCCCCAGCGCGCGGCGAAGGCCCGGCCCGCTCGCGTGACCACGCCTGCGCCCGACACGGACGTCCGTCCGGTGCCGGAGGCCGTGGCATCCGTCTTCCGACTCGGGTTCGTCCCCGGTGCCACGCCGGGGAAGTGGATCTCACTGTGGCGTGACCGCGTGCCGCACGTACCGCTCGAGCTCGTGCCGCTGACGGTGGACGCGCAGCTCGACGCGCTCCGCGGCGACGCGGTCGACGCCGCGATCGTGCGCCTGCCGCTCGAGGCCGACGACGTGCATCGCATCGCCCTCTACGAGGAGATCCCGGTGGTCGTCGTCGCCGCCGACTCGGCCCTCACGGTCGCGGACGATCTCGGCATCGACGACCTGGTCGGCGAGGTGCTGCTCGTGCCCGTCGACGACGTGCTCGCCGCCGACATCCCCGGCACCCTCGCCGCCGCGCCGGGCGCTCCGCTCGACACGGAGGCGGCCGTCGCCACCGTCGCGGCCGGCGTGGGCATCCTCGTCGTGCCGATGTCGATCGCCCGGCTCCACGCCCGCAAGGACGTCGCGCACCGTCCCCTCCGTGACGGGCCGGTCTCGGCGGTGGCGCTCGCCTGGCCGGCGCAGCGCACGACCCCCGAGGTCGAGACGTTCATCGGCATCGTGCGGGGCCGCACCGCGAACTCCTCCCGCTGA
- a CDS encoding DUF1304 domain-containing protein, with protein sequence MIAIIATVFAALAALLHVAIFAMESVLWTRPAIWHRFGVADQADADTTKPMAYNQGFYNLFLAIGTFIGIFLLWAGPADGAAAIAGRTLLLFSLGSMVAAALVLTTSGAKYLRPALTQGTLPLIGFVLLLFV encoded by the coding sequence ATGATCGCCATCATCGCCACGGTGTTCGCCGCCCTCGCCGCCCTCCTCCACGTCGCCATCTTCGCGATGGAGAGCGTGCTGTGGACGCGGCCCGCCATCTGGCACCGGTTCGGCGTCGCCGACCAGGCCGACGCGGACACGACGAAGCCGATGGCGTACAACCAGGGCTTCTACAACCTGTTCCTGGCGATCGGCACGTTCATCGGGATCTTCCTGCTGTGGGCCGGTCCCGCCGACGGTGCCGCGGCGATCGCCGGACGCACGCTCCTGCTCTTCTCGCTCGGGTCGATGGTCGCCGCCGCGCTCGTGCTGACGACGTCCGGCGCGAAGTACCTGCGCCCGGCGCTCACCCAGGGCACGCTGCCGCTCATCGGCTTCGTGCTGCTGCTGTTCGTCTGA
- a CDS encoding MalY/PatB family protein encodes MTQIDFDGITEAELRLNGSVKWTMFPETIGAFVAEMDFGLAPAISGALKSAVDRGVTGYLPPQLAADLSAATAGWYSDNYGWTVPPERVHHMPDVIAAFELAIERFTEPGSAVIVPTPAYMPFLMVPPMLGREVIEVPSVESDGRMVMDLEGIGRAFDAGGGLLVLCNPHNPLGTVFTRDELLAVCDVVAAKTGRVFSDEIHAPVVYHPAAHVPYASVSDAAASHTLTAASASKAWNLAGLKCAQVILSNDADAEAWESFGFWAGHGTATLGVLANTAAYSAGGRWLDTVVEYLDGNRRLLAELVAEHLPLARMTLPEGTYIALIDFRAYELDGDVAEWFRDHAAVAMTDGAACGAAGIGHTRFVFALPRPLLREAITRMGAALAAHVGKRQVAASRA; translated from the coding sequence GTGACCCAGATCGACTTCGACGGCATCACCGAGGCGGAGCTGCGCCTGAACGGCAGCGTCAAATGGACGATGTTCCCCGAGACCATCGGCGCCTTCGTGGCGGAGATGGACTTCGGCCTCGCGCCGGCGATCAGCGGCGCTCTGAAGTCCGCGGTGGACCGCGGGGTCACGGGCTACCTTCCTCCGCAGCTCGCCGCGGATCTGTCGGCCGCCACCGCTGGGTGGTATTCGGACAACTACGGCTGGACGGTGCCACCTGAACGTGTGCACCATATGCCCGACGTCATCGCAGCGTTCGAGCTCGCCATCGAGCGGTTCACCGAGCCCGGGTCGGCGGTGATCGTTCCAACCCCGGCCTACATGCCCTTCCTGATGGTTCCGCCGATGCTCGGGCGCGAGGTCATCGAAGTGCCCAGCGTCGAGTCGGACGGACGCATGGTCATGGACCTCGAGGGCATCGGGCGCGCCTTCGACGCCGGCGGGGGTCTCCTCGTGCTCTGCAACCCCCACAATCCCCTCGGGACGGTCTTCACTCGCGACGAGCTGCTCGCCGTCTGTGACGTCGTCGCCGCGAAGACGGGTCGCGTCTTCTCAGACGAGATCCATGCACCGGTGGTCTACCACCCCGCCGCACACGTGCCCTATGCATCAGTGTCGGACGCCGCGGCCTCCCACACGCTCACGGCGGCATCCGCGTCGAAGGCGTGGAACCTGGCGGGACTCAAGTGCGCACAGGTGATCCTGTCCAACGACGCGGATGCGGAGGCCTGGGAGTCGTTCGGATTCTGGGCCGGGCACGGGACGGCCACTCTGGGCGTGCTGGCCAATACCGCGGCGTACTCGGCGGGCGGGCGGTGGCTGGACACCGTCGTGGAGTACCTGGACGGCAACCGCCGACTACTCGCCGAGCTCGTGGCGGAGCACCTACCCCTCGCGAGGATGACCCTCCCCGAAGGGACGTACATCGCCCTCATCGACTTCCGCGCCTACGAACTCGACGGAGATGTCGCCGAGTGGTTCCGCGACCACGCCGCGGTGGCGATGACAGACGGCGCGGCGTGCGGCGCGGCGGGGATCGGCCACACCCGATTCGTCTTCGCGCTGCCCCGCCCCCTTCTGCGCGAGGCGATCACGCGCATGGGCGCTGCCCTGGCTGCCCATGTGGGCAAACGGCAGGTCGCCGCATCCCGAGCATGA
- a CDS encoding helix-turn-helix transcriptional regulator, protein MPDVRRALDDEFTAAAAPRRTLDGERLITVFARLVEPIGRALPTSSEVVLHDLSLLPNSIVAVFGDVTGRRHGDPATDLLLQQAVQGFTEHDLGYETVLSDGRRMRSSTMIIRDVAGNPVAALCINTDISAWMAIKQIADVMVSVAGVKEGDRPVALPAVAETKEMFVKDVDELASYLIHQAVTGVGIPVGQMKKEHKLQVVAELKARGLFLLREAVEMIAESLEVSRFTIYNYLNELASAGEPATAVEK, encoded by the coding sequence ATGCCAGACGTACGCCGTGCACTCGACGACGAGTTCACCGCCGCGGCCGCCCCTCGCCGGACACTCGACGGGGAACGCCTGATCACCGTGTTCGCCCGGCTGGTGGAGCCCATCGGCCGGGCACTGCCGACGTCGAGCGAAGTCGTTCTCCACGACCTGAGCCTGCTTCCGAACTCCATCGTCGCGGTGTTCGGGGATGTCACCGGACGACGGCATGGCGATCCCGCCACCGATCTTCTGCTGCAGCAGGCGGTGCAGGGGTTCACCGAACACGATCTGGGATACGAAACAGTCCTGTCCGACGGACGACGGATGCGCTCGTCGACCATGATCATCCGCGACGTCGCGGGAAATCCGGTCGCAGCCCTGTGCATCAACACGGACATCTCAGCGTGGATGGCCATCAAGCAGATCGCCGATGTGATGGTGTCCGTGGCGGGTGTCAAGGAGGGCGATCGCCCGGTCGCGCTTCCCGCCGTCGCCGAGACCAAGGAGATGTTCGTCAAAGACGTGGACGAACTCGCGTCCTACCTGATTCATCAGGCAGTCACCGGTGTCGGCATCCCCGTGGGGCAGATGAAGAAGGAGCACAAGCTTCAGGTCGTGGCAGAGCTCAAAGCCCGCGGTCTCTTCCTGCTTCGCGAGGCGGTCGAGATGATCGCCGAATCACTGGAGGTCAGTCGATTCACGATCTACAACTACCTGAACGAGCTCGCCAGCGCGGGGGAACCCGCGACCGCTGTCGAGAAGTGA
- a CDS encoding ABC transporter substrate-binding protein: protein MNTLLKFDLTTAHSSFVHCIDDPTRRERMNTAITSQVPPAGTRRQVAAVAATALAALVLAGCSTSSGASTSSAPGDPSAGGDLVIGTYLDPTCIDNQQIGTNASLSVSRQLTDSLTEQDPESGEITPWLAESWEVNEDSSSFTFVLRDDVTFSDGSPFTAEVVKENIDAIIALGAQAPVAGPYLAGLKAVTVVDDTTVQIDFTQPNAQFLQATSNIAMGMVSSATTQLTADERCAAGVIGSGPFVLKSYAANDATVLVKREGYDWAPTSATHEGDAYLDTITFQVLPENSVRTGALLSGQIDAMDSVQQQDEASVSSNGFHLLTRANPGFAVSVMFNLKSEAATDPAVRRAMMMGVNREDVLTVLGPTGATTPGVLTDTTPGSKDFSEYLAYDPEGASALLEEAGWVENADGIREKDGVALQFDFPYFFDGPVVELLQQQYADIGIRLDISQITTADFLTALQSGQFDATVGNLTRADIDVLRSTLTSAGANWYGMSDAGLQSLLEAQAGQPDPAARAVTADEIQTAVLENAYVVPLHALAAAYAVRDGVNDFAFEASTRLNLYDTWVTP, encoded by the coding sequence TTGAACACGTTGTTGAAATTCGACTTGACGACCGCTCATTCTTCCTTCGTCCACTGCATCGACGATCCCACCCGGAGAGAACGCATGAACACAGCCATCACGTCCCAGGTCCCGCCTGCCGGCACCCGCCGTCAGGTGGCGGCGGTCGCCGCGACAGCACTCGCTGCCCTCGTTCTCGCCGGATGCTCGACCTCGTCGGGCGCCTCGACATCGTCGGCGCCGGGAGACCCGTCGGCCGGCGGAGACCTCGTGATCGGTACATATCTCGACCCGACGTGCATCGACAATCAGCAGATCGGGACGAATGCCTCGCTGAGCGTCTCGCGTCAGCTCACCGACTCCCTCACCGAGCAGGACCCTGAGAGCGGCGAGATCACCCCGTGGCTTGCCGAGTCCTGGGAGGTTAACGAGGACAGCTCGAGCTTCACCTTCGTCCTGCGCGACGACGTGACGTTCAGCGACGGGTCTCCCTTCACCGCAGAGGTCGTGAAGGAGAACATCGACGCGATCATCGCGCTGGGGGCGCAGGCTCCGGTGGCGGGACCGTACCTCGCCGGGCTGAAGGCGGTGACCGTCGTGGATGACACCACGGTTCAGATCGACTTCACCCAGCCGAACGCCCAATTCCTCCAGGCGACGTCGAACATAGCGATGGGAATGGTCTCCAGCGCCACGACGCAGTTGACCGCCGACGAGCGGTGCGCCGCTGGCGTCATCGGAAGCGGCCCATTCGTGCTGAAGAGCTATGCCGCCAATGACGCGACGGTGTTGGTCAAGCGCGAGGGGTACGACTGGGCGCCGACATCGGCGACCCACGAAGGCGACGCCTACCTCGACACGATCACCTTCCAGGTGCTCCCCGAGAACAGCGTGCGAACCGGTGCACTGCTGTCGGGTCAGATCGATGCGATGGACAGCGTCCAGCAGCAGGACGAGGCCTCCGTCTCGAGCAACGGCTTCCATCTGTTGACCCGGGCGAACCCCGGCTTCGCCGTCTCGGTCATGTTCAATCTGAAGAGCGAGGCTGCGACCGACCCCGCCGTGCGCCGGGCGATGATGATGGGCGTCAACCGCGAGGACGTCCTGACCGTCCTCGGGCCGACCGGCGCGACGACCCCGGGCGTTCTGACGGACACCACGCCCGGATCCAAGGACTTCTCCGAGTACCTCGCGTACGACCCCGAGGGGGCGTCGGCGCTTCTGGAAGAGGCCGGCTGGGTGGAGAACGCAGACGGCATCCGAGAGAAGGACGGCGTCGCGCTGCAGTTCGATTTCCCCTATTTCTTCGACGGTCCCGTCGTCGAGCTTCTTCAGCAGCAGTATGCGGACATCGGAATCCGGCTCGACATCTCGCAGATCACGACGGCCGACTTCCTGACGGCCCTGCAGTCCGGGCAGTTCGACGCCACAGTGGGCAACTTGACGAGAGCCGATATCGACGTTCTGCGATCGACGCTCACGAGTGCGGGCGCCAATTGGTACGGGATGTCGGACGCAGGCCTGCAGTCGCTTCTCGAGGCGCAGGCCGGGCAGCCCGACCCCGCGGCGCGCGCGGTGACGGCGGACGAGATTCAGACCGCCGTGCTCGAGAACGCCTACGTGGTGCCGCTGCACGCACTCGCCGCCGCATATGCGGTACGTGACGGCGTCAACGACTTCGCCTTCGAAGCATCCACCCGTCTGAATCTGTACGACACCTGGGTCACTCCGTGA
- a CDS encoding ABC transporter permease encodes MGRYLASRVGQAVVVVWAAFTLAFVILYAMPSDPAEIIASGGLQGETGSEAGAQQLEQLRAEMGLDQPLVIQYVTRLVATASGNWGVSYQTGVPVTEMLAVALPPTIAIALLGLGIAVIVGMVLGFVATFTRFGPVRQLLYSLPSIGASVPTFWSALLLIQLFSFGLRLLPAFGNDGFASTILPAVALAIPISAMIAQVFGKSLRSVMAEPFLDTARAKGASRLRSMIGHAVRNALLPVLTIVGMIFGALLSGAVVIETVFGRQGFGRMTVEAVNAQDIPVVMGVVVFSALVFVVATLVVDLMYPLLDPRIRQGLRPARTLTAKAV; translated from the coding sequence GTGGGCAGATACCTCGCATCGCGCGTCGGGCAGGCGGTCGTCGTCGTCTGGGCCGCCTTCACCCTCGCGTTCGTGATCCTCTATGCGATGCCGTCGGATCCAGCGGAGATCATCGCCAGCGGCGGACTGCAGGGTGAGACCGGTTCGGAGGCCGGCGCACAGCAGCTGGAACAGCTGCGCGCCGAGATGGGCCTCGACCAGCCGCTCGTGATCCAGTACGTCACGCGTCTCGTCGCCACGGCGAGCGGCAACTGGGGAGTGTCGTATCAGACGGGGGTACCGGTCACGGAGATGCTGGCGGTCGCGCTGCCCCCCACGATCGCCATCGCCCTGCTGGGACTGGGGATCGCTGTGATCGTCGGGATGGTGCTGGGTTTCGTCGCCACCTTCACGCGCTTCGGCCCTGTCCGTCAGCTCCTGTACTCGCTGCCGTCGATCGGAGCGAGTGTGCCCACATTCTGGTCCGCTCTGCTGCTCATCCAGCTTTTCTCGTTCGGACTCCGGCTGCTTCCGGCTTTCGGCAACGACGGATTCGCCTCGACGATCCTGCCTGCCGTGGCTCTGGCTATCCCGATCTCAGCGATGATCGCGCAGGTTTTCGGCAAGAGCCTGCGCAGTGTCATGGCCGAACCCTTCCTCGACACGGCTCGCGCCAAGGGAGCCTCGCGACTGCGATCGATGATCGGCCACGCCGTGCGTAATGCGCTTCTCCCTGTGCTCACCATCGTCGGCATGATCTTCGGCGCCCTGCTCAGCGGTGCCGTCGTCATCGAGACCGTCTTCGGACGACAGGGCTTCGGTCGGATGACCGTTGAGGCTGTGAACGCCCAGGACATCCCCGTGGTCATGGGCGTGGTCGTCTTCTCGGCACTCGTCTTCGTCGTCGCGACGCTCGTCGTCGACCTGATGTACCCCCTCCTCGATCCGCGCATCCGCCAGGGACTGCGTCCCGCGCGGACGCTTACCGCAAAGGCGGTCTGA
- a CDS encoding ABC transporter permease, which translates to MATTLLRPAAVQPSLNTIELSVRAEEPTALRRAARWAVRQPGLLVAVLLLLLVSAWVIVPQLFTTVDPLTGTVADRLLPPSAQHIFGTDALGRDMYARVVNGAVHSVQAILIAVGVALVVGSLLGLAAGFFGRWVDDVLMRVVDVVLAIPSLLLSMALITILGYGLVNVAIAVGLASVANFARLMRADVLKVRTSLYVEAARAAGCRWWTILFRHVLPNSAGSVVAVAALEFGTAVLAVSALSFLGFGAPAPTPEWGRLVSEGRDFIATAWWMVTFPGLIITLLVLAANRVARALEKGGRQ; encoded by the coding sequence ATGGCAACGACCCTCCTCCGTCCGGCGGCCGTCCAGCCGTCGCTGAACACCATCGAGCTGAGCGTCCGAGCCGAGGAGCCGACTGCTCTGCGGCGCGCAGCGCGATGGGCGGTCCGCCAGCCGGGTCTCCTCGTCGCGGTGCTCTTGCTGCTGCTCGTGTCCGCCTGGGTGATCGTCCCTCAGCTGTTCACGACGGTCGATCCACTGACCGGCACCGTGGCCGACCGGCTGCTGCCGCCGTCCGCGCAGCACATCTTCGGCACCGACGCCCTCGGGCGAGACATGTACGCGCGTGTGGTCAACGGTGCAGTCCACTCCGTGCAGGCCATCCTCATCGCGGTCGGAGTGGCTCTGGTCGTCGGTTCTCTGCTCGGCCTGGCAGCCGGGTTCTTCGGAAGATGGGTCGACGACGTGCTGATGCGCGTCGTCGACGTGGTGCTCGCCATCCCGAGTCTTCTGCTGTCGATGGCGTTGATCACGATCCTCGGCTACGGGCTCGTCAACGTGGCGATCGCCGTCGGGCTGGCGAGTGTCGCCAACTTCGCCCGCCTCATGCGGGCCGATGTCCTGAAGGTGCGCACCTCGCTGTACGTCGAGGCGGCCCGGGCGGCGGGGTGCCGCTGGTGGACGATCCTCTTCCGTCACGTCCTGCCCAACTCGGCCGGGTCGGTCGTGGCGGTCGCTGCGCTGGAGTTCGGTACCGCAGTGCTCGCCGTCTCCGCGCTCAGCTTCCTCGGCTTCGGCGCACCCGCGCCGACGCCCGAATGGGGTCGACTCGTCTCCGAGGGCCGCGACTTCATCGCGACGGCCTGGTGGATGGTGACCTTCCCCGGACTGATCATCACACTGCTCGTCCTGGCGGCCAACCGCGTCGCCCGAGCTCTCGAGAAGGGCGGTCGTCAGTGA
- a CDS encoding dipeptide ABC transporter ATP-binding protein → MLSVRDLRISYTSRGITREAVHGVSLDIEPGEVVAIVGESGSGKTTVAQSLIGMLAHNGAITAGSIRFDDLDVASFRDRAWRALRGEAIGLVPQDPTVSLNPVMKIGRQVAEPLRIHRGLSAADAAEAAVRILEEAGLSDPAQRAEQYPHQLSGGMRQRVLIGMALACTPRLIIADEPTSALDVTVQRQILDHIDTMIAVHHTAMLLITHDLAVAADRAQRIIVMCQGEIVEEGPSSEILSAPQHPYTRKLLAAAPSLATPSVRSAPPRLPEEGADDRVVRVEHVTKVFALPSGGSLTAVDDVSLSIRRGETLGLVGESGSGKSTLARIVLQLEKQSAGDVFIDGVAMSGLRSGELRSLRRRMQVVYQNPYASLDPRYTVASIIEEPLRAFRVGTKRQQRARTLELLDRVSLPAATAGRRAEELSGGMRQRVAIARALALSPELLVCDEPTSALDVSVQAQVLELLTELQHDLGVTILFISHDLAVVRQLSHRVAVMQFGVLREIGDVEQVFTAPSDPYTRQLLAAIPGRSVHA, encoded by the coding sequence TTGCTCAGCGTTCGTGATCTGCGGATCTCCTACACATCCCGCGGTATCACGCGCGAAGCCGTCCATGGGGTCTCCCTGGACATCGAGCCCGGGGAGGTCGTCGCGATCGTGGGAGAGTCGGGGTCGGGCAAGACCACCGTGGCGCAGTCCCTCATCGGCATGCTCGCGCACAACGGGGCGATCACAGCAGGCTCGATCCGCTTCGACGACCTGGATGTCGCCTCTTTCCGGGATCGCGCGTGGCGGGCTCTGCGGGGTGAGGCCATCGGACTCGTGCCCCAGGACCCGACCGTCTCGCTCAACCCCGTGATGAAGATCGGGCGTCAGGTCGCCGAGCCACTCCGAATTCACCGAGGGCTTTCCGCAGCAGACGCCGCTGAGGCGGCCGTCCGGATCCTGGAAGAGGCGGGTCTGAGCGATCCCGCGCAGCGCGCGGAGCAGTATCCGCATCAGCTCTCCGGTGGCATGCGCCAGAGGGTGCTCATCGGGATGGCTCTGGCCTGCACCCCCCGACTCATCATCGCCGACGAGCCCACCAGCGCGCTCGATGTCACGGTGCAACGACAGATCCTCGATCACATCGACACGATGATCGCTGTCCACCACACGGCGATGCTCCTCATCACCCATGATCTGGCGGTCGCTGCCGACCGTGCTCAGCGCATCATCGTGATGTGCCAGGGGGAGATCGTGGAGGAGGGGCCGTCATCCGAGATCCTGTCTGCGCCGCAGCATCCTTATACGCGCAAGCTGCTGGCCGCGGCGCCGAGTCTCGCGACGCCGTCCGTCAGATCGGCCCCGCCGAGGCTGCCCGAGGAGGGCGCTGACGATCGCGTCGTCCGCGTCGAGCATGTCACCAAGGTGTTCGCGCTGCCCTCCGGAGGATCTCTCACGGCAGTCGACGACGTGTCGCTGTCCATCCGCAGGGGCGAGACGCTGGGACTCGTGGGGGAGTCCGGGTCGGGTAAGTCGACGCTGGCGCGGATCGTGCTTCAGCTGGAGAAGCAGAGTGCGGGGGATGTGTTCATCGACGGGGTGGCCATGAGCGGTCTGCGGTCGGGGGAGCTTCGCTCGCTGCGCCGCCGGATGCAGGTGGTCTATCAGAATCCGTACGCCTCGCTCGACCCGCGCTACACCGTCGCGTCGATCATCGAGGAGCCTCTGCGTGCGTTCCGGGTGGGCACGAAGCGACAGCAGCGCGCACGCACGCTCGAGCTGTTGGATCGTGTGTCCCTCCCTGCTGCCACTGCCGGCAGGCGGGCGGAGGAACTGTCCGGGGGCATGCGTCAGCGCGTCGCCATCGCTCGCGCACTCGCGCTCTCCCCGGAGCTGCTGGTCTGCGATGAGCCCACGAGCGCCCTGGACGTCTCCGTGCAGGCTCAGGTGCTGGAGCTCCTCACGGAGTTGCAGCACGACCTGGGAGTCACCATCCTCTTCATCTCGCACGACCTCGCTGTCGTCCGTCAGCTCTCGCACCGCGTCGCCGTGATGCAGTTCGGCGTCCTGCGGGAGATCGGTGACGTCGAGCAGGTGTTCACCGCTCCGAGTGACCCGTACACCCGCCAGCTGCTCGCAGCCATCCCCGGAAGGAGCGTCCACGCATGA
- a CDS encoding metal-dependent hydrolase family protein, giving the protein MSDAQIFTADAVWCGVAGSRIPDGAVVVSANAIAWVGPRSELPEQHRNAPSQHFPGGTLLPGLVESHAHLSYDGREGTKARSFARSAPNLVAVMIASARELLSVGVTTVRDLGARDNLSIEVREAVDEGLVRGPRILVAGAQITTTGGHTWQNHGRADSPDDVRKLVRSHHKSGVDLIKVNATGGFMTARSMPWRAQFSDEEMTAIVEETHRLGKKVAAHAHGVEGIERAVAAGVDTIEHCTFVAEGGVVAPDLALIDEIAARGIHVCATATWNLPAMMRRNPDFRPPVRLMHERGVKLIAGNDSGIDGVPHADYVGGLETSVILGIPIEDVLVGATSRAAEALGLTGGVGELAPGAPADIIAVRGDPLDDVSALRDLLMVMARGRTFAPDEVHVDRTDPEYAEALRRQRASEGVAA; this is encoded by the coding sequence ATGAGTGACGCGCAGATCTTCACCGCGGACGCCGTCTGGTGCGGCGTCGCCGGCTCACGGATACCCGACGGTGCCGTTGTCGTCTCGGCGAACGCGATCGCCTGGGTCGGACCCCGCAGCGAGCTTCCGGAGCAGCATCGGAACGCCCCCTCCCAGCACTTCCCCGGGGGCACGCTCCTGCCGGGCCTCGTCGAGTCACACGCTCATCTCTCCTACGACGGGCGGGAGGGGACGAAGGCCCGATCGTTCGCCCGCTCGGCCCCCAACCTCGTCGCCGTGATGATCGCCTCCGCCCGCGAGCTGCTCAGCGTCGGAGTGACGACCGTGCGCGATCTCGGCGCACGCGACAACCTGAGCATCGAGGTGCGGGAAGCCGTCGACGAGGGCCTGGTACGCGGGCCCAGGATCCTCGTCGCGGGTGCTCAGATCACCACTACGGGCGGCCACACCTGGCAGAACCACGGTCGCGCGGACTCCCCGGACGACGTCCGGAAGCTGGTGCGCTCCCACCACAAGTCAGGTGTGGATCTGATCAAGGTGAATGCGACCGGGGGCTTCATGACGGCGAGGAGCATGCCGTGGCGGGCGCAGTTCTCGGACGAGGAGATGACGGCCATCGTCGAAGAGACACATCGCCTCGGCAAGAAGGTCGCCGCGCACGCCCATGGCGTCGAAGGCATCGAGCGGGCGGTCGCTGCCGGCGTCGACACGATCGAGCACTGCACCTTCGTCGCCGAAGGCGGTGTCGTCGCCCCGGATCTAGCGCTCATCGACGAGATCGCCGCGCGCGGCATCCATGTCTGCGCCACGGCCACGTGGAACCTTCCGGCCATGATGCGCCGCAACCCGGACTTCCGTCCGCCGGTGCGGCTCATGCACGAGCGGGGCGTCAAGCTCATCGCCGGAAATGATTCCGGTATCGACGGGGTGCCGCACGCCGACTACGTCGGTGGGCTGGAGACGTCGGTCATCCTCGGTATCCCGATCGAGGACGTCCTGGTGGGCGCGACCTCGCGCGCGGCCGAGGCGCTCGGCCTGACGGGAGGCGTCGGCGAGCTCGCCCCGGGCGCCCCCGCGGATATCATCGCGGTCCGGGGCGACCCGCTGGACGACGTGTCCGCTCTCAGGGATCTCCTCATGGTGATGGCGCGCGGCCGAACCTTCGCCCCGGACGAGGTCCACGTGGACCGGACCGACCCGGAGTACGCCGAGGCGCTCCGTCGTCAGCGCGCGAGTGAAGGAGTGGCAGCGTGA